In the Centroberyx gerrardi isolate f3 chromosome 9, fCenGer3.hap1.cur.20231027, whole genome shotgun sequence genome, one interval contains:
- the tnfaip8l1 gene encoding tumor necrosis factor alpha-induced protein 8-like protein 1, translating into MDSFSTKSLALQAQKKLMSKMATKSVASLFIDDTSSEVLDELYRVTKEYTRNRKESQKIIKNLIKMVVKLGVLYRNNQFSGEELVLVESFRKKVHTLAMTAVSFHQIEFTFDRRVMSAILNECRELLHQAINRHLTAKSHSRVNHVFNHFADCDFLAALYGPSEVYRAHLQRICDGVNKMLDEGNL; encoded by the exons ATGGACTCCTTCAGCACCAAGAGTTTAGCCCTGCAGGCGCAGAAGAAGCTGATGAGCAAGATGGCCACCAAGAGCGTGGCCAGCCTCTTCATCGACGACACCAGCAGCGAGGTGCTGGACGAGCTCTACCGCGTCACCAAGGAGTACACCCGCAACCGCAAGGAGTCCCAGAAGATCATCAAGAACTTGATCAAGATGGTGGTGAAGCTGGGCGTGCTGTACAGAAACAACCAGTTCAGTGGCGAGGAGCTGGTGCTGGTGGAGAGCTtcag GAAGAAGGTCCACACTCTGGCCATGACAGCAGTCAGTTTCCACCAGATCGAGTTCACCTTTGACCGGCGCGTCATGAGCGCCATTTTGAACGAGTGCCGCGAGCTGCTGCACCAGGCCATCAACCGCCACCTGACCGCCAAGAGCCACTCCCGCGTCAACCACGTCTTCAACCACTTCGCCGACTGTGACTTCCTGGCGGCTCTGTACGGGCCCTCGGAGGTTTACCGCGCCCACCTGCAGAGGATCTGTGACGGCGTCAACAAGATGCTCGACGAGgggaacctctga